From Medicago truncatula cultivar Jemalong A17 chromosome 7, MtrunA17r5.0-ANR, whole genome shotgun sequence, a single genomic window includes:
- the LOC25499647 gene encoding uncharacterized protein — protein sequence MEKKRSKGSFFSLFDWNSKSRKKLVWNNQTLPEVSRQGKENLETLPESKFYRIKVDENGASPSNIGSGDFSSVCSDEGCGSKAPGLVARLMGLDSLPTSDVGELSGASLYSSNFHGASHYNEGALRSMDDFRRADYLNTPLKSEKSSWDAMESRAHKMENQSMKRFQTEMLPPKSAKPIPVTHNRLLSPIKSNGFLPPKNAAHVMEAAAKIIDGSPQPYTRNRVLSGGSSSVPLRILDLKERLEAAQHAPMSRKLVNPNNANPSNCKAGERSSNFDKCTSSFKGSSSRDSEKRNYSHLTSKGKSGSPAMQAKNNVQSRDTLVSNGNRKYMKQKEPNEIKSNQLPRSHKSNTNRALPQKTCANRNGNVLVQNNQKQNSMTSRGKSTSKIDSNKSITRSSSSKSSTGVKKPTNKGASNVNVQPKRSSSRATDNREEFPPSKTHSISQKKKYDSRGVPEARSPDHERNDFESKSIKCNFTTDGSIDQNAFNMNESNDVVSFTFTSPLKRSVPESLSSAEQVMETRTRFGVDTLGHNDNLHPKKLSLSPTHMIDSDALSFLLDQKLQELTSRLNLPQCTLISEEPSTGLRSNLQDKASSMVNTNTMEQDEMFIDNFNSMHNYRCCSSDEPVLNMNQQLQTSEVREDHSCSSNNESGNDLGCQHSDAGKNFQAPSVSESYLDSEDSAYGSTVYSSMQDEEASNISQINESDSLENEVMWSEQSSSISMGQYVAVAQISGTPNMVDFKTSSNMELEYVQKILGNAEFMAEEFVMGQTNSVIMPNLFDLLENHQSTSGTSYCGEEHYKLERKVLFDYVSECLELRCEKAFVGSCKSWPRWVTSIQMKDFLADELYREMMSFRNLEDVMVDELVCNDMSTGYGKWLDFEIEVFEEGSEVEGDILECLIDEMVSDLLLV from the exons ATGGAGAAAAAACGTTCAAAAGGAAGTTTCTTTAGCCTGTTTGATTGGAATTCTAAATCTCGGAAAAAGCTCGTTTGGAACAATCAAACCTTACCTG AAGTTTCAAGGCAGGGAAAGGAAAATCTAGAGACCTTACCGGAATCAAAGTTCTATAGG ATAAAGGTGGATGAGAATGGAGCAAGTCCGAGTAATATAGGAAGTGGCGATTTTTCATCCGTTTGCAGTGATGAAGGGTGTGGGAGTAAAGCCCCTGGGTTAGTAGCTAGACTCATGGGTTTGGATTCTTTGCCAACTTCGGACGTCGGTGAGCTCTCCGGTGCTTCACTATACAGCTCCAACTTCCATGGAGCTTCTCATTATAATGAGGGTGCTCTTCGATCCATGGATGACTTTCGTCGTGCGGACTACTTAAACACACCACTCAAGTCGGAGAAGTCTTCTTGGGATGCCATGGAATCAAGGGCACATAAAATGGAAAACCAGTCAATGAAGAGATTTCAAACTGAAATGTTGCCTCCAAAGTCGGCTAAACCCATTCCAGTTACTCACAATAGGTTATTGTCTCCAATCAAGAGTAATGGTTTTCTGCCACCGAAGAATGCAGCTCACGTAATGGAGGCGGCTGCTAAAATAATTGATGGAAGCCCTCAGCCATACACGAGGAATAGAGTTTTATCAGGTGGGTCTTCATCTGTTCCCTTGAGAATTCTTGATTTGAAAGAGAGATTGGAAGCTGCACAACATGCACCCATGTCTAGAAAGCTAGTCAACCCGAACAATGCCAACCCTTCAAATTGCAAGGCTGGTGAGAGGAGTTCTAATTTTGACAAATGTACATCATCATTCAAGGGTTCAAGTTCAAGAGATTCTGAGAAACGTAATTATTCTCATTTAACAAGTAAAGGAAAATCAGGTTCTCCTGCAATGCAAGCCAAAAACAATGTTCAAAGCAGAGATACATTGGTTTCAAATGGAAATAGGAAATATATGAAGCAGAAAGAACCGAATGAGATTAAGTCAAACCAGCTCCCAAGGAGCCATAAATCAAATACAAACCGAGCATTGCCGCAGAAAACGTGTGCAAACCGTAATGGCAATGTGCTGGTACAGAATAATCAAAAGCAAAATAGCATGACTTCCAGAGGTAAATCAACTTCAAAAATAGATTCCAATAAGTCGATAACACGAAGTTCATCTTCAAAAAGTTCTACTGGAGTCAAAAAGCCAACAAACAAGGGTGCTTCAAATGTCAATGTTCAGCCTAAGAGGTCAAGCTCTAGGGCAACCGATAACCGAGAGGAGTTTCCCCCATCCAAAACACATAGtatttctcaaaagaaaaagtaCGACAGCAGAGGTGTTCCTGAGGCAAGAAGTCCTGATCATGAaagaaatgattttgaaagCAAGTccataaaatgcaattttacaaCTGATGGAAGTATTGATCAGAATGCATTTAACATGAATGAAAGCAATGATGTTGTTTCATTTACATTTACATCTCCCTTGAAGAGAAGTGTGCCCGAGTCACTATCCTCTGCTGAGCAAGTGATGGAAACCAGAACTAGATTTGGTGTTGACACTCTTGGGCATAATGATAATCTCCATCCCAAAAAACTATCCCTATCTCCAACACATATGATAGATAGTGATGCATTGAGTTTCTTGTTGGACCAAAAGCTGCAGGAATTGACATCGAGACTTAACTTACCTCAGTGTACCCTAATCTCAGAGGAGCCTTCTACTGGTTTGAGATCTAATTTGCAAGACAAAGCATCCAGTATGGTAAACACCAATACTATGGAACAAGATGAAATGTTCATTGATAATTTTAATAGCATGCATAACTATCGCTGTTGTTCAAGTGATGAACCAGTGCTCAACATGAATCAGCAACTGCAG ACATCAGAAGTAAGGGAAGATCATAGCTGTAGCAGCAACAATGAAAGTGGAAATGATCTAGGTTGTCAGCATTCTGATGCTGGTAAAAATTTTCAAGCTCCTTCTGTCAGTGAAAGTTACCTGGACAGTGAAGACAGTGCATATG GCAGCACCGTTTATTCTTCCATGCAAGATGAAGAAGCATCTAATATTTCCCAGATAAACGAATCTGATTCACTTGAAAATGAAGTGATGTGGTCAGAGCAAAGCTCTTCCATATCTATGGGGCAATATGTGGCTGTCGCACAAATAAGTGGAACACCAAACATGGTAGATTTCAAAACATCAAGCAACATGGAACTTGAATATGTACAGAAAATACTTGGCAATGCAGAGTTTATGGCAGAAGAATTTGTCATGGGTCAAACTAATTCAGTCATAATGCCAAATCTCTTTGATCTGTTGGAGAATCATCAGAGTACATCAGGTACATCATATTGTGGAGAAGAACACTATAAGCTTGAAAGGAAGGTTTTATTTGACTATGTGAGTGAGTGCCTAGAGTTGAGATGTGAAAAAGCTTTTGTTGGAAGTTGCAAATCATGGCCTAGATGGGTGACATCAATTCAAATGAAGGACTTTTTGGCAGATGAGTTGTACAGGGAGATGATGAGTTTTAGAAACTTGGAAGATGTAATGGTGGATGAGCTTGTCTGCAATGACATGAGCACTGGATATGGGAAATGGCTTGACTTTGAGATTGAAGTATTTGAAGAGGGGTCAGAGGTTGAAGGGGACATTCTAGAATGTTTGATTGATGAGATGGTTTCTGATTTGCTGCTTGTTTAA
- the LOC25499648 gene encoding probable protein disulfide-isomerase A6, with translation MWISRMLGVGAMTFVFLISTALANDVVVLTKDTFEEEVGKDRGALVEFYAPWCGHCKKLAPEYEKLATSFRKTNTILIGKVDCDEHKSVCTKYGVSGYPTIKWFPKGSLNPKKFEGARTAEALAAFLNIEGGTNVKIPSLPPSVVILSPDNFDKVVLDETKDVLVEFYAPWCGHCKALAYTYEKVAAAFRLEEDVVIANLDADEYKDLAEKYDVHSYPTFKFFPKNNKTGEDYVGGRDMDDFVFFINARCGTNRDEQGQLTSKAGIVPSLDGLVKEFVSANDDEKKIVFSRLVEKVNTLKGSTARYGNLYLKLAKSSMVKGADYAKNEIQRLEGMLRKSVSAAKADEFTLKKNILSIFV, from the exons ATGTGGATATCAAGAATGTTAGGTGTTGGAGCTATGACATTTGTATTTCTGATCTCAACTGCTTTAGCCAATGATGTCGTTGTACTCACAAAAGACACCTTTGAAGAAGAGGTTGGCAAGGATCGTGGTGCTCTTGTCGAGTTTTATGCTCCTTG GTGTGGACATTGTAAAAAACTTGCCCCGGAGTATGAAAAATTGGCaactagttttagaaaaactaaCACCATTTTGATTGGAAAG GTTGATTGTGATGAACATAAAAGCGTTTGCACTAAGTATGGGGTTTCTGGTTACCCTACAATAAAGTGGTTTCCCAAGGGATCACTAAATCCAAAAAA GTTTGAAGGCGCACGTACCGCTGAAGCCCTTGCTGCTTTCCTAAATATTGAAGGAG GTACCAATGTGAAGATACCTTCTCTTCCGCCCAGTGTAGTAATTCTCTCCCCTGATAACTTTGATAAGGTTGTCTTAGATGAAACAAAAGATGTCCTGGTGGAGTTCTATGCACCATG GTGTGGTCATTGCAAGGCCCTTGCTTAT ACTTATGAGAAGGTTGCTGCAGCATTTAGGCTAGAGGAAGATGTAGTTATAGCGAATCTTGATGCTGACGAGTACAAGGATTTGGCTGAGAA ATATGATGTTCATTCCTATCCCACATTCAAGTTTTTCCCAAAGAACAATAAAACCGGTGAAGATTATGTTGGTGGTCGTGATATGGACgattttgtatttttcattAATGCGAGATGTGGCACTAACCGTGATGAACAGGGTCAACTTACTTCTAAA GCTGGTATAGTACCATCTCTAGATGGCTTGGTGAAGGAGTTTGTGAGTGCCAACGACGATGAGAAGAAGATTGTCTTTTCCAGACTTGTAGAGAAAGTTAATACGCTTAAGGGTTCTACTGCAAG ATATGGCAACCTCTACTTAAAACTTGCTAAGAGCAGTATGGTAAAAGGTGCAGATTATGCGAAGAACGAGATTCAACGTCTTGAGGGAATGCTTCGGAAG TCAGTAAGTGCAGCAAAGGCAGATGAATTCACCCTCAAGAAGAACATCTTATCTATCTTtgtttga